In a genomic window of Streptomyces koelreuteriae:
- a CDS encoding arylamine N-acetyltransferase family protein, with translation MNSSQVDAYLRRLGVEPPAWPTVDALRELHLRHLRTVPFENLSIHLGEEIVLEEKRLLDKVVGARRGGFCYELNGSFGALLAALGYEVALLAGRVYGDEERLGIPYDHLALRVRTVDGGDWLADVGFGAHSHLPLAFRERGEQEDPGGTFRIVEAGPDAAGVRGGHDRVEVADLQVIRDGRPQYRLEVRPRVLGDFVAGAWWHSTSPESHFTRSLVCSRVTEEGGRITLSGRKFTVTAADGTREERELERDEEVLGVYRERFGIELDAVPVVRGAGRES, from the coding sequence ATGAACTCAAGCCAGGTCGATGCCTATCTCCGCCGCCTCGGGGTCGAGCCCCCGGCGTGGCCCACGGTCGACGCGCTGCGCGAGCTGCATCTGCGGCATCTGCGGACCGTGCCGTTCGAGAACCTCTCCATCCACCTCGGCGAGGAGATCGTGCTGGAGGAGAAGCGGCTGCTGGACAAGGTGGTGGGCGCCAGGAGGGGCGGGTTCTGCTACGAACTCAACGGATCCTTCGGGGCGTTGCTGGCCGCCCTGGGCTACGAGGTGGCCCTGCTCGCGGGGCGGGTGTACGGGGACGAGGAGCGGCTCGGGATCCCGTACGACCATCTCGCACTGCGGGTGCGGACGGTGGACGGGGGCGACTGGCTGGCCGACGTCGGATTCGGGGCGCACAGCCATCTTCCGCTGGCGTTCCGGGAGCGGGGAGAACAGGAGGACCCGGGGGGCACGTTCCGGATCGTGGAGGCGGGGCCGGACGCGGCCGGGGTGCGTGGTGGACACGACAGGGTGGAGGTGGCGGACCTGCAGGTGATCCGTGACGGCAGGCCGCAGTACCGCCTGGAGGTGCGGCCGCGGGTGCTCGGTGACTTCGTGGCCGGGGCGTGGTGGCACAGCACGTCGCCGGAGTCGCACTTCACGCGGTCGCTGGTCTGTTCGCGGGTCACGGAGGAAGGAGGGCGGATCACGCTCAGCGGACGCAAGTTCACCGTGACAGCGGCCGACGGGACGCGGGAGGAGAGGGAGCTGGAGAGGGACGAGGAGGTGCTGGGGGTGTACCGGGAGAGGTTCGGGATCGAGCTCGACGCGGTGCCGGTGGTGCGGGGCGCCGGTCGGGAGAGCTGA
- a CDS encoding VOC family protein — MTGDDRDVLAGARVATRLPAQDLDRARRFYAEKLGMEPADERPGGLLYRCGGGEFVLFRSTGASPGTFTQMALEVDDIDTAVAELKRRGVVFEEVDVPGLRTRDGIAEVEGNYPSKGARGERGGWFHDSEGNLLGIGQPVR; from the coding sequence ATGACCGGAGACGACAGGGACGTTCTGGCCGGGGCCCGCGTGGCGACCAGGCTGCCCGCCCAGGACCTGGACCGGGCGCGGCGCTTCTACGCCGAGAAACTCGGCATGGAGCCCGCCGACGAACGCCCCGGCGGGCTGCTCTACCGCTGCGGCGGCGGGGAGTTCGTGCTCTTCCGCTCGACGGGCGCCTCGCCCGGCACCTTCACCCAGATGGCGTTGGAGGTCGACGACATCGACACCGCCGTGGCGGAGCTGAAGCGGCGCGGTGTGGTCTTCGAGGAGGTCGACGTACCCGGCCTGCGCACACGGGACGGGATCGCCGAGGTCGAGGGCAACTACCCGAGCAAGGGCGCCCGCGGCGAACGCGGCGGCTGGTTCCACGACAGCGAGGGCAACCTACTGGGCATCGGCCAGCCTGTCCGCTGA
- a CDS encoding ComEA family DNA-binding protein, protein MALRSRSRSATVTSGPGRGPASDGRVRHRRRPAVVRGRARHRHASAEELRRRAGVLFGEHGERAGPAERVGAGVRGGLAERGRPAESVGEWRESGEPGERPSARGRPSWAVVEAAAVGAADGDRAPQGRERHGSVVESGFRPGLEPGVEADAVLAESDSGVAGRVAEGAWRERAGLALRERMPLWLQTRCGLERRSVLALSVVLFVAAAFAVQHFWTGRTQSVRPPEVVRAAAPFGEQGGQGGQAEEERGPGVPAGAAKTTGASGPPEIVVDVGGKVREPGIHRLPSGSRVADALRAAGGVKPGTNTDGLNRARFLVDGEQVVVGGPAPVGGTGAGGTATGGAPAGAAAGGAMPAAPVSLNTATADQLDTLPGVGPVLAQHIIDYRTRHGGFRSVDELRDVNGIGDRRFADLRNLVRP, encoded by the coding sequence ATGGCACTTCGATCACGTTCACGTTCAGCGACGGTGACCAGCGGCCCGGGGCGGGGGCCCGCGTCCGACGGCCGCGTCCGGCACCGTCGACGCCCTGCGGTTGTGCGGGGCCGGGCTCGGCATCGGCACGCTTCGGCGGAGGAGTTGCGTCGACGGGCGGGGGTGCTGTTCGGGGAGCATGGTGAACGGGCTGGGCCTGCTGAGCGGGTCGGGGCTGGGGTGCGGGGTGGGCTTGCAGAACGGGGCAGGCCTGCTGAATCGGTCGGGGAGTGGCGGGAGTCGGGGGAGCCGGGGGAGCGGCCGTCGGCTCGGGGGCGGCCTTCGTGGGCTGTTGTGGAGGCGGCTGCCGTGGGGGCGGCTGATGGGGATCGGGCTCCGCAGGGGCGGGAGCGGCACGGGTCGGTTGTGGAATCCGGGTTCCGGCCGGGCCTGGAGCCCGGCGTGGAAGCCGACGCCGTCCTCGCTGAGTCGGACAGCGGAGTGGCCGGTCGGGTCGCGGAAGGGGCCTGGCGGGAGCGGGCGGGGCTCGCGCTGCGGGAGCGGATGCCGCTGTGGTTGCAGACCAGGTGTGGGCTGGAGCGGCGGAGTGTGCTCGCTCTGAGCGTGGTGCTCTTCGTGGCCGCGGCGTTCGCCGTGCAGCACTTCTGGACCGGCCGGACCCAGTCGGTGCGGCCGCCCGAGGTGGTGCGGGCGGCGGCGCCGTTCGGGGAGCAGGGAGGACAGGGCGGGCAGGCCGAAGAGGAGCGAGGGCCGGGTGTGCCCGCGGGGGCGGCGAAGACGACAGGTGCCTCGGGGCCGCCCGAGATCGTCGTGGACGTCGGCGGCAAGGTCCGTGAGCCGGGAATCCACCGGCTGCCGAGCGGTTCGCGCGTCGCGGACGCCCTGCGCGCGGCGGGCGGTGTGAAGCCTGGGACGAACACCGACGGTCTCAACCGCGCCCGCTTCCTCGTGGACGGCGAACAGGTGGTCGTCGGCGGACCGGCCCCCGTCGGGGGAACCGGGGCGGGCGGTACGGCCACTGGAGGCGCCCCAGCCGGTGCGGCGGCGGGCGGTGCGATGCCGGCGGCTCCGGTCTCCCTCAACACGGCCACCGCCGACCAGCTCGACACCCTGCCGGGCGTCGGCCCGGTGCTGGCGCAGCACATCATCGACTACCGCACGCGGCACGGCGGTTTCCGTTCCGTGGACGAACTGCGCGACGTGAACGGCATCGGCGACCGCCGCTTCGCCGACCTGCGCAATCTCGTACGGCCATGA
- a CDS encoding ComEC/Rec2 family competence protein, giving the protein MRTAPDSPVRRDEATPTGAPPEPARSSVHASSGKRLGSARPRQEGPTDLRLVPPALAAWGTAALVLGASPGWAAGIVAGCLLAVALLPLARRAGSASWPRVSAAAVLLCVAAAAASAGLHGADLRRGPVPGLAREYATVTAEVELTSDPRLTRPKVRGDHVAPTAVLIDAEVRRVHEAGGGTAVTRTPVLMIVDVRSDHRGARSAKSAGGDRGAGGAGGAQPWSAAGERVRSPWLGLLPSTRLRVSARLAPAMAGGDRVAAVLRVRHQGVPEVVGGPSDAQRLAGRLRAGLREATSGLSADARALLPGLVVGDTSRITPELEEAFKETDLTHTLAVSGANFTIMLALLLGPPGLAQHAERRGIAPRLGISLRGTAVLGGALCLGFVVVCRPDPSVVRAAACGAVALLALATGRRRSLIPALATAVLLLVLYDPWLARSYGFLLSVVATGALLTLAPRWSAGLRRRGVPPRLAEALAAAAAAQALCAPVVTVLSARVSLVAVPCNLLAEFAIAPATVLGFAALATAPVGMPVAKALAWCAHWPAEWIAEIARTGAALPGAGVDWPGSWAGAALLAAVTLVVLLVGRRLLGHPWWCGVCGLLLALAVVQPPPLTRVITGWPPPGWRLVMCDVGQGDAMVLAAGEGAGVVVDAGPDPQLVDHCLRALGITRIPLVVLTHFHADHVAGLPGVLRGRSVGAIETTGFEEPADQAAFVRRQAAARRVPVTSAAAGEQRRAGGLSWQVVWPPPSPPPPSAGASPGSHPQVLPAHPVPEGPNDASVAMLVRTAGLRLLLLGDLEPPAQRALARSPAAGALADVDVLKVAHHGSAYQDPGLIRRAAPRLALISCGADNTYGHPAPGTVAALRAGGATVLRTDRDGALAVVGEGGELTVARD; this is encoded by the coding sequence ATGAGGACGGCACCTGACTCGCCGGTGCGGCGCGACGAGGCCACTCCCACGGGCGCGCCGCCCGAACCGGCCCGGTCGTCCGTGCACGCCTCCTCCGGGAAGCGGCTCGGCAGCGCCCGTCCTCGGCAGGAGGGCCCCACCGACCTGCGGCTCGTGCCACCCGCCCTCGCGGCCTGGGGCACGGCGGCACTGGTGCTGGGCGCATCGCCGGGGTGGGCCGCGGGCATCGTGGCCGGCTGTCTGCTCGCCGTCGCGCTGCTGCCGCTGGCTCGGCGAGCTGGGTCGGCGTCCTGGCCGCGTGTATCGGCCGCCGCCGTGCTGCTCTGCGTCGCCGCTGCCGCCGCCTCGGCCGGGCTGCACGGGGCGGATCTGCGCCGGGGGCCGGTGCCCGGCCTGGCGCGGGAGTACGCGACGGTGACCGCCGAGGTCGAGCTCACCTCCGACCCACGGCTGACCCGCCCCAAGGTCCGGGGCGATCACGTGGCTCCCACCGCCGTGCTGATCGACGCCGAGGTGCGACGGGTCCACGAGGCGGGTGGCGGGACAGCGGTGACGCGGACGCCGGTGCTGATGATCGTCGACGTGAGGTCGGACCACCGGGGTGCCAGGAGCGCCAAGAGTGCCGGGGGTGACAGGGGTGCCGGGGGTGCCGGCGGTGCGCAGCCGTGGTCGGCGGCCGGTGAGCGGGTGCGGTCGCCGTGGCTCGGGCTGCTGCCGTCGACACGGCTGCGGGTCAGCGCGCGGCTGGCGCCGGCGATGGCGGGCGGGGACCGGGTCGCGGCCGTGCTGCGGGTGCGGCATCAGGGCGTACCGGAGGTGGTGGGAGGGCCGTCGGACGCCCAGCGGCTCGCCGGGCGGTTGCGGGCCGGGCTGCGGGAGGCGACCAGCGGGTTGTCGGCGGATGCCCGGGCCCTGTTGCCGGGACTGGTGGTGGGGGACACCTCGCGGATCACCCCGGAGCTGGAGGAGGCCTTCAAGGAAACCGACCTCACACACACTCTCGCTGTTTCCGGGGCCAACTTCACGATCATGCTCGCCCTGCTGCTCGGGCCGCCGGGCCTGGCGCAACATGCCGAGCGGCGGGGGATCGCGCCTCGCCTCGGTATCTCCCTGCGGGGGACGGCGGTGCTCGGGGGAGCGCTCTGTCTCGGGTTCGTCGTGGTGTGCAGACCCGACCCGAGCGTGGTGCGGGCCGCGGCCTGCGGAGCCGTCGCGCTGCTTGCCCTGGCGACCGGCCGCCGGAGGTCCCTGATCCCGGCGCTGGCGACGGCGGTCCTGCTGCTGGTGCTGTACGACCCGTGGCTGGCGCGGAGTTACGGGTTCCTGCTGTCCGTCGTGGCCACCGGGGCGCTGCTCACGCTCGCGCCGCGGTGGAGCGCCGGGCTGCGCAGGCGCGGGGTGCCGCCCAGGCTCGCCGAGGCGCTGGCCGCCGCTGCCGCCGCGCAGGCGCTGTGCGCGCCCGTGGTCACCGTGCTGTCGGCGCGGGTGAGCCTGGTCGCGGTGCCGTGCAATCTGCTCGCGGAGTTCGCGATCGCGCCCGCCACCGTGCTGGGCTTCGCGGCCCTGGCCACGGCACCGGTGGGGATGCCGGTGGCCAAGGCCCTGGCGTGGTGCGCGCATTGGCCCGCCGAATGGATCGCGGAGATCGCCCGGACGGGGGCGGCGCTGCCGGGGGCGGGCGTGGACTGGCCGGGCAGTTGGGCGGGTGCGGCACTGCTCGCGGCCGTGACTCTGGTGGTGCTGCTCGTGGGGCGGCGGCTGCTCGGGCATCCGTGGTGGTGCGGGGTCTGCGGGCTGCTGCTGGCGCTGGCGGTGGTGCAGCCGCCGCCGCTGACCCGGGTGATCACGGGCTGGCCGCCGCCGGGCTGGCGGCTGGTGATGTGTGACGTCGGGCAGGGGGACGCCATGGTGCTCGCGGCGGGTGAGGGCGCCGGAGTGGTGGTGGACGCGGGGCCCGATCCGCAGCTCGTCGACCACTGTCTGCGCGCACTCGGCATCACCAGGATTCCGCTGGTCGTGCTCACCCACTTCCACGCCGATCATGTGGCGGGGCTGCCCGGTGTGCTGCGCGGGCGGTCCGTGGGCGCGATCGAGACGACGGGCTTCGAGGAGCCCGCGGACCAGGCCGCGTTCGTCAGGAGACAGGCCGCGGCCCGGCGGGTGCCCGTGACGAGCGCCGCCGCCGGGGAGCAGCGCCGCGCGGGCGGGCTGTCCTGGCAGGTGGTGTGGCCGCCCCCGAGCCCGCCACCGCCGTCGGCGGGCGCTTCGCCGGGCTCGCATCCGCAGGTGCTCCCGGCCCACCCGGTGCCGGAGGGGCCGAACGACGCCAGTGTGGCCATGCTGGTCCGGACGGCGGGGCTGCGGCTGCTGCTCCTCGGGGACCTCGAACCCCCGGCCCAGCGGGCGCTGGCGAGGTCGCCGGCGGCCGGGGCGCTGGCCGATGTGGACGTGCTGAAGGTCGCCCATCACGGCTCGGCCTATCAGGACCCCGGACTCATACGCCGGGCGGCACCGCGGCTGGCCCTCATCAGTTGCGGTGCCGACAACACCTACGGGCATCCGGCGCCCGGCACGGTGGCGGCACTGCGCGCCGGGGGTGCGACGGTGCTGCGGACGGACCGGGACGGCGCACTGGCGGTCGTAGGAGAGGGCGGAGAGCTGACGGTGGCGCGAGACTGA
- the holA gene encoding DNA polymerase III subunit delta: MARKTANDDPLAPVTLAVGQEELLLDRAVQEVVAAARAADADTDVRDLTPDQLQPGTLAELTSPSLFAERKVVVVRNAQDLSADTIKDVKAYLGAPAEEITLVLLHAGGAKGKGLLDAARKAGAREVACPKMTKPADRLAFVRGEFRATGRSATPEACQALVDAIGSDLRELASAVSQLVADVEGTIDEAIVGRYYTGRAEASSFTVADRAVEGRAAEALEALRWSLATGVAPVMITSALAQGVRAIGKLSSARGGRPADLARELGMPPWKIDRVRQQMRGWTPDGVSVALRAVAEADAGVKGGGDDPGYALEKAVVAIARAARSRGRG; the protein is encoded by the coding sequence ATGGCCAGGAAGACTGCGAATGACGACCCTCTCGCCCCGGTGACGCTCGCCGTGGGCCAGGAGGAGCTGCTGCTCGACCGTGCCGTGCAGGAGGTGGTGGCCGCGGCGAGGGCCGCCGACGCCGACACGGACGTACGGGACCTGACCCCGGACCAGTTGCAGCCCGGCACGCTCGCCGAGCTGACGTCTCCCTCGCTCTTCGCGGAGCGCAAGGTCGTGGTCGTGCGCAACGCGCAGGATCTCTCGGCCGACACGATCAAGGACGTCAAGGCCTACCTCGGGGCGCCCGCCGAGGAGATCACCCTCGTGCTGCTGCACGCCGGAGGGGCCAAGGGCAAGGGGCTGCTCGACGCGGCGCGCAAGGCCGGGGCGCGCGAGGTGGCCTGCCCCAAGATGACGAAGCCGGCGGACCGGCTGGCGTTCGTGCGGGGCGAGTTCCGGGCGACGGGCAGGTCCGCCACGCCGGAGGCGTGCCAGGCGCTCGTCGACGCGATCGGCAGTGATCTGCGGGAGCTGGCGTCGGCGGTCTCGCAACTGGTCGCGGATGTCGAGGGGACGATCGACGAGGCGATCGTCGGGCGGTATTACACCGGCCGGGCCGAGGCGTCGAGCTTCACGGTCGCCGACCGGGCGGTCGAGGGGCGGGCGGCCGAGGCGCTGGAGGCGTTGCGCTGGTCCCTGGCGACCGGCGTGGCACCGGTGATGATCACCAGCGCGCTGGCCCAGGGCGTCCGGGCGATCGGAAAGCTCTCCTCGGCCCGCGGAGGCCGGCCGGCGGATCTCGCCCGCGAGCTGGGGATGCCGCCCTGGAAGATCGACCGGGTCCGGCAGCAGATGCGCGGCTGGACCCCGGACGGCGTGTCCGTGGCGCTGCGAGCGGTGGCCGAGGCGGACGCGGGAGTAAAGGGCGGCGGCGACGACCCGGGGTACGCCCTGGAGAAGGCGGTGGTCGCCATCGCCCGGGCGGCCCGGTCCCGGGGGCGGGGCTAG
- the rpsT gene encoding 30S ribosomal protein S20, which translates to MANIKSQIKRIKTNEKARLRNKAVKSSLKTAIRKAREAAAAGDVEKATEYQRVAARQLDKAVSKGVIHKNQAANKKSALAQKVAALKG; encoded by the coding sequence GTGGCGAACATCAAGTCCCAGATCAAGCGGATCAAGACCAACGAGAAGGCGCGGCTGCGCAACAAGGCCGTCAAGTCCTCCCTCAAGACCGCGATCCGCAAGGCCCGTGAGGCTGCTGCCGCGGGTGACGTCGAGAAGGCCACCGAGTACCAGCGCGTCGCCGCGCGTCAGCTCGACAAGGCCGTCTCCAAGGGCGTCATCCACAAGAACCAGGCTGCCAACAAGAAGTCGGCGCTGGCTCAGAAGGTCGCCGCGCTCAAGGGCTGA
- a CDS encoding YceI family protein → MIGRWRGSRPNRVQRTSPLAAVPTPPSAGVLSCRVLDPVNEPVRHAEFAVTDAMGRAVVSGGADPFGSFVTTVPAGEYRLAVSAEGYTPYRATTQVAENTLASLGDVTLQVARPPELPGPGDWEIEPAHSSLAFTARHIGLARIHGQFKSFAGVMRVAEPLERSAMHVVIDAASIDTNVRMRDDHLRSADFLDVAKFPTLEFYSDRFVHKGANRWAVTGALSLHGVTRTVTLDTEYLGLGNGMEGEVRAACRATTELHRDDFTVSWQTMLARGIAVVGPSIRIDLDVQVVRKG, encoded by the coding sequence ATGATCGGCCGCTGGCGGGGAAGCCGACCCAACCGGGTGCAACGGACGAGTCCCCTGGCGGCGGTGCCGACGCCGCCGAGCGCGGGGGTGCTGAGCTGCCGGGTGCTCGATCCGGTCAACGAGCCGGTCAGACACGCGGAGTTCGCGGTCACCGACGCCATGGGGCGGGCGGTGGTCAGCGGGGGCGCGGATCCGTTCGGGTCGTTCGTGACGACGGTGCCCGCGGGGGAGTACCGGCTCGCGGTGTCGGCGGAGGGGTACACGCCGTACCGGGCGACCACGCAGGTAGCCGAGAACACGCTCGCGTCGCTCGGGGACGTGACGCTGCAGGTGGCCCGGCCGCCGGAGCTGCCCGGGCCCGGCGACTGGGAGATCGAGCCGGCGCACTCCTCGCTGGCGTTCACCGCGCGGCACATCGGACTGGCCCGGATCCACGGGCAGTTCAAGTCGTTCGCGGGTGTCATGCGGGTCGCCGAGCCGTTGGAGCGGTCGGCGATGCATGTGGTGATCGACGCGGCGTCCATCGACACGAACGTGAGGATGCGGGACGACCATCTGCGGTCGGCGGACTTCCTGGACGTCGCGAAGTTCCCGACGCTGGAGTTCTACAGCGACCGGTTCGTGCACAAGGGCGCGAACCGGTGGGCCGTGACGGGGGCGCTGTCGCTGCACGGCGTCACGCGGACGGTGACGCTGGACACGGAGTACCTGGGGCTGGGCAACGGCATGGAGGGCGAGGTGCGGGCGGCCTGCCGGGCCACGACCGAGCTGCACCGGGACGACTTCACCGTGAGCTGGCAGACGATGCTGGCGCGGGGCATCGCGGTGGTCGGGCCGAGCATCAGGATCGACCTCGATGTGCAGGTCGTCCGCAAGGGCTGA
- the lepA gene encoding translation elongation factor 4, whose product MPAIPSHVPEPSRTDPALIRNFCIIAHIDHGKSTLADRMLQLTGVVEQRQMRAQYLDRMDIERERGITIKSQAVRLPWAPTEEPGNTHILNMIDTPGHVDFTYEVSRSLAACEGTVLLVDAAQGIEAQTLANLYLAMENDLKIIPVLNKIDLPAAQPEKFSEELANLVGCDPEDVLKVSAKTGVGVDALLDKVVAEVPAPVGVADAPARAMIFDSVYDSYRGVVTYVRVVDGQLNKRERIRMMSTNATHELLEIGTNSPEMLSADGLGVGEVGYIITGVKDVRQSKVGDTITSLQKGATEALGGYKEPKPMVFSGLYPLDGSDYPELREALDKLQLNDAALVYEPETSAALGFGFRVGFLGLLHLDVIRERLEREFGLALIATAPNVVYRVVMEDGTEHTVTNPSEFPEGKINDVYEPVVRATLLAPSEFIGAIMELCQTRRGTLLGMDYLSEDRVEIRYTLPLAEIVFDFFDQLKSKTKGYASLDYEPTGEQASSLVKVDILLHGDKVDAFSAVTHKDAAYAYGVRLVAKLRELIPRQAFEIPVQAAIGSRVISRETIRAIRKDVLAKCYGGDISRKRKLLEKQKEGKKRMKMVGSVEVPQEAFIAVLSSDDSAGSGKGKK is encoded by the coding sequence GTGCCCGCGATCCCTAGCCATGTGCCCGAACCGAGCCGTACCGACCCGGCTCTGATCCGCAACTTCTGCATCATCGCGCACATCGACCACGGCAAGTCCACGCTCGCCGACCGGATGCTCCAGCTCACCGGAGTGGTCGAGCAGCGGCAGATGCGCGCTCAGTACCTCGACCGCATGGACATCGAGCGTGAGCGCGGCATCACGATCAAGTCCCAGGCGGTGCGTCTGCCGTGGGCTCCCACCGAGGAGCCGGGCAACACGCACATCCTCAACATGATCGACACCCCGGGCCACGTCGACTTCACCTACGAGGTCTCGCGGTCACTCGCCGCCTGCGAGGGCACCGTCCTCCTGGTCGACGCGGCCCAGGGCATCGAGGCCCAGACTCTCGCCAACCTCTACCTGGCGATGGAGAACGACCTCAAGATCATCCCTGTACTGAACAAGATCGACCTCCCGGCCGCCCAGCCGGAGAAGTTCTCCGAGGAGCTCGCCAACCTCGTCGGCTGCGACCCGGAGGACGTCCTCAAGGTCTCCGCGAAGACCGGCGTGGGCGTCGACGCGCTGCTCGACAAGGTCGTCGCCGAGGTGCCGGCCCCGGTCGGCGTCGCGGACGCGCCTGCCCGCGCGATGATCTTCGACTCGGTCTACGACTCCTACCGCGGCGTCGTCACGTACGTTCGAGTCGTCGACGGTCAGCTCAACAAGCGTGAGCGCATCCGGATGATGTCCACCAACGCCACGCACGAGCTGCTCGAGATCGGGACGAACTCGCCCGAGATGCTGTCCGCCGACGGCCTCGGTGTCGGCGAGGTGGGCTACATCATCACCGGTGTGAAGGACGTCCGCCAGTCCAAGGTCGGTGACACGATCACCAGCCTGCAGAAGGGCGCCACCGAGGCCCTCGGCGGGTACAAGGAACCCAAGCCGATGGTGTTCTCCGGCCTCTACCCCCTCGACGGATCCGACTACCCGGAGCTGCGCGAGGCCCTCGACAAGCTCCAGCTCAACGATGCCGCGCTGGTCTACGAGCCGGAGACCTCCGCGGCCCTCGGCTTCGGATTCCGCGTCGGCTTCCTGGGCCTTCTCCACCTCGACGTCATCCGCGAGCGGCTCGAGCGCGAGTTCGGGCTCGCCCTCATCGCCACCGCTCCGAACGTGGTCTACCGCGTGGTCATGGAGGACGGCACCGAGCACACGGTGACCAACCCGAGCGAGTTCCCCGAGGGCAAGATCAACGACGTGTACGAGCCGGTCGTACGCGCCACGCTCCTCGCCCCGAGTGAGTTCATCGGCGCGATCATGGAGCTGTGCCAGACCCGGCGCGGCACGCTGCTCGGTATGGACTACCTCTCCGAGGACCGCGTGGAGATCCGCTACACGCTTCCCCTCGCGGAGATCGTCTTCGACTTCTTCGACCAGCTCAAGTCCAAGACCAAGGGCTACGCCTCGCTCGACTACGAGCCCACCGGCGAGCAGGCCTCCAGTCTCGTCAAGGTCGACATCCTGCTGCACGGCGACAAGGTGGACGCCTTCTCGGCGGTCACGCACAAGGACGCGGCGTACGCGTACGGCGTGCGGCTCGTCGCCAAGCTGCGCGAGCTGATCCCGCGCCAGGCCTTCGAGATCCCCGTCCAGGCGGCCATCGGCTCCCGGGTCATCTCCCGCGAGACCATCCGCGCCATCCGCAAGGACGTCCTCGCCAAGTGCTACGGCGGTGACATCTCCCGTAAGCGGAAGCTGCTGGAGAAGCAGAAGGAGGGCAAGAAGCGGATGAAGATGGTGGGTTCCGTGGAAGTTCCGCAGGAGGCCTTCATCGCCGTCCTGTCCAGCGATGACAGCGCGGGGTCGGGCAAGGGCAAGAAGTAA